taaaatattttccggaaaataaatattttccagaaatgctattttcttgaaagaaaaatatttttaagtgtttggttgcatttcagaaaatgttttgaaaaatattttctagtgtttggttgcgttcttgaaaataccatagaaaacacattttctacttgttgctcacattttctcagttgccaaacaaatatataatttcattcctcaatacagaaacacaaataaaacccagaaaaaaaaattcataatccggtcaaattgagagaagaaggaagagagagaggcgatTGGGTTCGACGAGAGGCGAGATCTCGCGGTGGaggcgaaggcgagatcgcacGGCGTGGTGCTGCGATCACAATCGACACGGTGCTGCGATCACGATCAGCGCGAAGGCAAGATCACAATCGGTGCGGTGCTGTGATTGCGATCggcgcgaaggcgagatcgcgatcagtGCGGTGCTGCGACTATCAGACCCGGTTCAAAAGGGAGAGGgagatcgagaaagagagagatcggtgGCGCGAACTGAGAACTCGGCGGCGCAAACTAGACGGCGAGATCTTGCCGCTACTCACTCTCCCTagtctctcttctttctctctctctctctgccgtTCCGCTGCGTCTGTGAGtcgttctttctctctctctttctccttttgcGCGTTTGTGAGCTCCTCTCTTTGCGCGTCTCAGTTCCGGAAgtgatttgaaggtaaaataaaaatggaaatgcTTTTCTAGAATTAGAGGGCATATTTTACAGTCAACGGAAATTATTTTCCGTTTGACCCAATTTTTCGGACCAACCAAACAGCCTATTTTACGGAAAAGCATTTCTGAAATTAGTTTGAagtcaaaacaaacacagccttaggtTCGAATTAAacgaacaaaaaaaatcaatttctatcTTGATAAAGAGTAAACATCATGAACCTCTACTTGTGGGTTCAAATTAACTGAatttaactagtaaagtctcatatagtcaaataagagatttgagattcaaaatcttgaaattctattctattagaaaaaaaaagggtaaatatCATGAAGTGAATACTATAATTCAAATTCTATTATATACTACagattaaaattgataaataatattGTTCAAAAACTTTATCCAAAcataatttaacaattttttgaattaaaatgactaaaaatatGGCACTTGAATTTTTAGATCTAACCAGTCAAGTTGATTtaagtttaattatttatccaagtttcaattagcttaattggtaaaatctcttaTGCTTAAATAAGAAATCTGAGATTCAATCCATGCCTACtctaaaaactaattgatgttttggtttgatgataaagcgCAATTATTAGAAGCTGAACCCATAAATATAATTGAAActgtataaaaaaaagtttaattacTTATAATTAACTTGTATATACTACTTGTATATCACTTAGTCAGTAATTCGTATAATgtaaggaaaatttttaaatgaatttttgtctcatttatttatttatttttgtcaaaaatatgaaatatgataattattatagttattaacaatcatttttttattttttttattttttatataagacaGAATTCTACTacaacctaatctaagtgtatatgtgtatgaagctCACTCTTAGAGATTTGAACCCTGATCCTAATTTACtataacctaatctaagtgtatatgtgtgtgaaactccctcttgaAGATTTGAACTCTAGTTATTGCCCTCTACACTCCACAattatttatacttgtggagtgaccattgtactaagggtgtgcggtggtaatctttttttttttttttttttttttcttcttatatatgaaatttaGTATGTagttgtggggccaaagaattcGACAACCCCAGCCTACTTTATACTAAGCCCAAGGCCCACAccgaggaggaagaaatggcTGAGGACgaacaaagaaagcccaaatagcctagaaacgttgccgaggacgatcttattCTCGGCATTCCACATCCTAGAAGGAAAGAACGGCACGCCGTCAAAGACAGCCTCCCAAAACGCCCCcagaaaaaggacaagtacagTAGGACACCCATAGGGGTATGGTGTAGGAGCAATTCAAGGGGaaactgtcacctccgcattaaatgcacccaaCTAACattctggccacattaatgaggaaatgaccttGAACAGTGCGGTCttggttgccgcaactcacaaagagtttgggaaggtggctgatgggacaagcactcgagtaaGGACCTGCATGATCAATagatggagggccaagatcgaTTGGAaggagatatataatgtgagagatcctccaAGAATGGGGGATCGAAAATGAGAAGGGAGAAAAAAGGAGAATACGGGAGAAATTTGCATGATCTTGGAAGCCTTTGGAACCTAgcattgaagaaagaagaagaacactAAGTTCCTCGGATGAAGTGCCCGAGGACAAAACTTCATACTTTAGTTTATATCCTTATTATTCAATCCATACATAATCGTGTCTAGTTGTTGtaagacctagttcttaaacccattctctataaatttattgtattgggctagttgggcttgagTCTACTCATCCAATAAAAGAAGTGCTCGAACCCAGGCCCTACAATTGGTACCGtttgtgggaagaacttgtgtgttAGTAAGGGCAACAATCAAGCATGGTAGGATCAAGCCCTCATCAAGCAGACTTCCATCAGCCTGAACCGGCTAGATCCCAACAATAGGACAACTTTCCTAACCCTGAGCGTGATCGAAACGAATAGAATGGAAGGTTCCGAGAGGGAAGTGCGCACACCACTCAAACCAGCAAAAACTATTCTCGCGTGGGCAGTCATGTGCTTTAAAGACGAAATAACAACCGGGTCGTGCAACCAGAAGAAGTTAGGAGTCATGTATCCTAGAGTCAGAACGATAagcaggccatgcagcgagagatagatgatttGAAGAGAAGGCTACGCCATGCACAACGAGGGTGATCTCATTCTAGGCTTTACATATCCTCTGATGAAAGTGACGATGACTATAGGCAAAGATCGAGAACTTCCCCAAGTGAGACCTTTTCTCACGAAGAAGAGCACTATCGGAGGTGTAAGCGTAAAAACCCATCTTCTAGGGGCTTGGGAAATGATGTCATGAGCAGGGCACTGGATCAACTCGTCAAGTCACCTTTCACGCACTACATAGAAGGGGCTACACTTCCTTGACGATTCCAGCAGCCAACCTTTGCCATTTACAATGGCAAAACAGACCTCGTGGTGCACGTGAGCCAGTTCAACTAGAGGATGGCTATCCATTCTAAAAACGAGGCGCAGATGTGCAAGGTTTTCCCGTCTAGCTTGGGACTAGTGGTAATGAGGTAGTTTAATGGCTTAAAGACGAATTCCATAGATTCTTATAGGCAGCTAACCCAAGCTTTTGGCTCTTGTTTCATCACAAACAGCAGAGCTCCTTGGCCCTTGAGCGTTTTATTATCGTTATCCATGCATAATGAAGAAACTCTAAAGGCCTACTTGgacagatattgggagatgtataatAAATGGACAACAATTTTGACGATGTCGCCCTCAGCACCTTCAAAAACAGTCTCTTAGCCGAGCTCGGCTTGAGGAAGTTTTTGACTGGCAAGCTAGccaccagtgtgcgccaactgatAGATTGGATTGACAAGTATAAACAAGTAGAGGAAGACTAGCTGCAAGgtaagggaaaagagaaggttatccctcaggagaggagggatttcaggttggACCGATATAACAGCAGTTGCCTGAGGAGAGATTTCGTAGGGTAATCCAGAGCAGCCAACACACAGACTGTCAATACTGTATTCCGAGAATCAGTACATCGGGTGTTGGAGAAAATCAATAACGAGCCCTACTTCAAGTGGCCGAATAAAATGGCGGGAGAGTCCACGAGGCGCAATCAGAACttttattgccaataccaccaagACCACGGACACACCACGGAGAACTACAGGAACCTCTAGAACTACTTGGACCAACTAGTCTGAGAAGGAAAGTTGAACATCACTCTGGGGGTCATCAAGGCCAAACCCACCAGGAACCCTAGAGAGATACTGCCCTAAGGCCACCCGTGGGGACGATCAATGTAATCCTAGCCGCGCCAGTATGAACAGGCACGTGCCTTTCACGAGTGTTGTCCGTGGCTTAGTTATCTGCCGAGGAGTCCCAACTAGGACCGAAGAGGGCCAGAATGAATTTTCGCCCAATCTTGAGTTTTTCAGAAGAGGAAAAGATCGGAACCACCCAGTCCCATGATGATGCGTTGTTGATCACTCTCAGAATCGGGGACTATGATGTGAAAAGACTGATGGTGGATGGAGGTAGTGTGGCCGAGGTGATGTACCCCGACCTCTACAAGGGGCTAAGGTTAAAACCAGAGGACTTGATGCCCTATAGCTCTCCTCTAATGAGCTTCGACGGGAAGCTGGTCATTCCAAAGGGCATGATTAGGTTACCCATCAAGACCGGCCCAGAGATAGTGAAGGTGAACTTTATCGTGGTGGACACCTACTCCCCCTATACAGCCATCGTCTGTAGGCCCTGGCTTCATATCTTTAGGGTTGTTACTTCCTCATTGCATCAGAAGGTAAAATTCCTGTTAGGGGACCAAGTTCTCGAAATCCGTGGTTGCCAATCCACGACAAGGCAGTGTGTGATGGCCGCCGTCTCACATCAGCTCGATGCGGAGTCCTCAGCTTCTGCTGAAAAGAATTTATAGCAATCAAGGACCCCGGTTTCGCCCCCTAACACAGATGCCGCGGAGGCGAAATGTGAAGATCTAGAGGATGTGGTTATTAGTGGTGCCTCGGAGAAGTTCTTTTGGGTAGGGGCTCAGCTGcctcttcaagagaaagaggagttgaTTGAGTTCCTCAAAAGAAATATTGACGTATTTGCATGGGATGACTGTGATGCTCTCGGGATTGACCTAACCTTCATCTGTCACCATCTCAATGTCAACCCGACCATCACtcccaagaagcaaccacctcgTCGCCCATCAAGAGAGCACGCCGATGCGATTAGGGACGAAGTGGCGAAGCTTAAGCGTGCAGGAGCaatcaaagaagttttttaccccgaatggttggccaaCACCATGGTAGTCAAGAAGAAAAGTGGGAAATAGCGGGTttgtgtagacttcacggacctaaatAAAGCATACCCAAAAGACCCGTTCCCCATGCCTCAGATAGAGCAGCTGGTG
This genomic stretch from Quercus lobata isolate SW786 chromosome 3, ValleyOak3.0 Primary Assembly, whole genome shotgun sequence harbors:
- the LOC115981219 gene encoding uncharacterized protein LOC115981219 translates to MNFRPILSFSEEEKIGTTQSHDDALLITLRIGDYDVKRLMVDGGSVAEVMYPDLYKGLRLKPEDLMPYSSPLMSFDGKLVIPKGMIRLPIKTGPEIVKVNFIVVDTYSPYTAIVCRPWLHIFRVVTSSLHQKQSRTPVSPPNTDAAEAKCEDLEDVVISGASEKFFWVGAQLPLQEKEELIEFLKRNIDVFAWDDCDALGIDLTFICHHLNVNPTITPKKQPPRRPSREHADAIRDEVAKLKRAGAIKEVFYPEWLANTMVVKKKSGK